In the Gemmatimonadota bacterium genome, GCACGATGGCCGGATCGAAACAGTCGACGTCGAACGTGATGTAGACGTCGGGCGCGAGCCGCTCCAGCACTTCCTCGATCCACTGCGCGCCGCCCTGCAGCCTGTCGGCAAGGAAGAGGTGCACCCCCGTGGAGCCGCGGGCGAGGTCGCGCTCCTCACGGGTCAGCGCCCGCACGCCGACGGCCACCAGGTCGGCCCGCCCGAGCACGCGGTGCATGACCGAGGCATGGGAATGCGCGGTGCCCTCGTACTCCGGGCGCAGGTCGGCGTGAGCGTCGAACTGGAGTACACTCAGCCGGCGCGGCGGTGAAGAGGCCGCCAGCCGGTCCGCCCACGCCAGCACGGGCGCGCTGCTCAGGGAATGTTCGCCCCCCAGCAGCACGATCCACTTCTCGGGCGTCAGCTCGAGAATCCGGTCGTAGGCGGCGCGCAGCTCCTCGAGCGCTGCCGCCGGCCCCACCCCCGTCAATTGCAGCGCGGGCAGTGTGGCAATGCCAACCTGGTACGGCTCGGCGTCGAGCTGCTGGTCATACAACTCGAGGAAGCGGGACGCCTCCACGATCGCGCGCGGCCCGCTTCGCGCCCCCGCGCCGTAGCTGGTAGTCGATTCGTAGGGCACGGGCAGCACCACGACACGGGCGGCCTCGAACGCGCTGGCCGACTCATCCAGACCCAGGAAGTTGTGCGGCA is a window encoding:
- the speB gene encoding agmatinase; protein product: MQVPEPLRGLGWELPHNFLGLDESASAFEAARVVVLPVPYESTTSYGAGARSGPRAIVEASRFLELYDQQLDAEPYQVGIATLPALQLTGVGPAAALEELRAAYDRILELTPEKWIVLLGGEHSLSSAPVLAWADRLAASSPPRRLSVLQFDAHADLRPEYEGTAHSHASVMHRVLGRADLVAVGVRALTREERDLARGSTGVHLFLADRLQGGAQWIEEVLERLAPDVYITFDVDCFDPAIVPSTGTPEPGGLGWYPVLELLRRVFRERNVVGCDVVELAPIPGLAAPDFLVAKLIYKMIGYRFAETFA